The following is a genomic window from Osmerus eperlanus chromosome 18, fOsmEpe2.1, whole genome shotgun sequence.
CTAAGAGGGCTTCTTTACAGCTTGTACACTCATGatcagcctccctgcctccatctgtACCTCCGCCTCTCCAACCCCCCTGAACCACTACCACATCACAAGctgctgtcctgctgtctgATGCTCTAAACAGCAGACTGTCTCAGCCCTGTCATCtgacagtgagtgagtgtgtgtgtgtgtgagaagctgAAGGTGCTGAAACGGGTGTGACAGCTGTGGAATGTAGTCAGTGTTTGGCCCTAACCCCCCCCgtttctacctgtctgtctacctgcccacctttctacctgtctgtctacctgtctgtctacctttctgtctgcctgtatgtgactgtctgcctgcctgcctgcctgcctgcctgcctgcctgcctgcctgtctgtctccctgcctgcctgcctgtctgtctgtgactgtctgtctgtgactgtctgtctgtctgcctgtctgtctacctgtctgactgtctgtctgcctgtctgtctgtgcgctCCTGTGTGCCTTCCCCTGGTCAGCTTAGGCACATGCAGCTGggtgtgtcctctctctggtgGAACAATAATGATCTGATCTGCAGCGTGGTGACCTGCTTGGCCTCCCTGTATCCAGGCTGCACtttcccatcaggccgcatggctcccatcaggccgcatggctcccatcaggccgcagggctcccatcaggccgcatggctcccatcaggccgcagggctcccatcaggccgcagggctcccatcaggccgcatggctcccatcaggccgcatggctcccatcaggccgcaaggctcccatcaggccgcatggctcccatcaggccgcatggctcccatcaggccgcagggctcccatcaggccgcatggctcccatcaggccgcatggctcccatcaggccgcatggctcccatcaggccgcatggctcccatcaggccgcagggctcccatcaggccgcatggctcccatcaggccgcatggctcccatcaggccgcatggctcccatcaggccgcatggctcccatcaggccgcatggctcccatcaggccgcatggctcccatcaggccgcatggctcccatcaggccgcagggctcccatcaggccgcagggctcccatcaggccgcagggctcccatcaggccgcagggctcccatcaggccgcagggctcccatcaggccgcagggctcccatcaggccgcagggctcccatcaggccgcatggctcccatcaggccgcatggctcccatcaggccgcatggctcccatcaggccgcatggctcccatcaggccgcagggctcccatcaggccgcagggctcccatcaggccgcatggctcccatcaggccgcatggctcccatcaggccgcagggctcccatcaggccgcatggctcccatcaggccgcatggctcccatcaggccgcagggctcccatcaggccgcagggctcccatcaggccgcagggctcccatcaggccgcatggctcccatcaggccgcagggctcccatcaggccgcatggctcccatcaggccgcatggctcccatcaggccgcatggctcccatcaggccgcatggctcccatcaggccgcatggctcccatcaggccgcagggctcccatcaggccgcatggctcccatcaggccgcagggctcccatcaggccgcatggctcccatcaggccgcagggctcccatcaggccgcatggctcccatcaggccgcatggctcccatcaggccgcagggctcccatcaggccgcatggctcccatcaggccgcatggctcccatcaggccgcagggctcccatcaggccgcagggctcccatcaggccgcagggctcccatcaggccgcatggctcccatcaggccgcagggctcccatcaggccgcatggctcccatcaggccgcatggctcccatcaggccgcatggctcccatcaggccgcatggctcccatcaggccgcatggctcccatcaggccgcagggctcccatcaggccgcatggctcccatcaggccgcagggctcccatcaggccgcatggctcccatcaggccgcatggctcccatcaggccgcagggctcccatcaggccgcatggctcccatcaggccgcatggctcccatcaggccgcatggctcccatcaggccgcatggctcccatcaggccgcagggctcccatcaggccgcagggctcccatcaggccgcagggctcccatcaggccgcatggctcccatcaggccgcatggctcccatcaggccgcatggctcccatcaggccgcatggctcccatcaggccgcatggctcccatcaggccgcatggctcccatcaggccgcatggctcccatcaggccgcatggctcccatcaggccgcatggctcccatcaggccgcagggctcccatcaggccgcagggctcccatcaggccgcatggctcccatcaggccgcatggctcccatcaggccgcaaggctcccatcaggccgcatggctcccatcaggccgcatggctcccatcaggccgcagggctcccatcaggccgcatggctcccatcaggccgcatggctcccatcaggccgcatggctcccatcaggccgcatggctcccatcaggccgcagggctcccatcaggccgcatggctcccatcaggccgcatggctcccatcaggccgcatggctcccatcaggcctccGCAGTGCTCCCATCTCCAGGATTCCCCATCCTTCCTCCCAGgggaccctctccccccccatcttccCCCCCATcgtcctccccccacacacttcCGCTTCTCCGCcaggtctccctccctcccatcaggccgcatggctcccatcaggccgcagggctccatcaggccgcatggctcccatcaggccgcatggctcccatcaggccgcatggctcccatcaggccgcagggctcccatcaggccgcagggctcccatcaggccgcatggctcccatcaggccgcatggctcccatcaggccgcagggctcccatcaggccgcatggctcccatcaggccgcatggctcccatcaggccgcagggctcccatcaggccgcagggctcccatcaggccgcagggctcccatcaggccgcatggctcccatcaggccgcagggctcccatcaggccgcatggctcccatcaggccgcatggctcccatcaggccgcatggctcccatcaggccgcatggctcccatcaggccgcatggctcccatcaggccgcagggctcccatcaggccgcatggctcccatcaggccgcagggctcccatcaggccgcatggctcccatcaggccgcagggctcccatcaggccgcagggctcccatcaggccgcagggctcccatcaggccgcatggctcccatcaggccgcagggctcccatcaggccgcatggctcccatcaggccgcagggctcccatcaggccgcagggctcccatcaggccgcagggctcccatcaggccgcatggctcccatcaggccgcatggctcccatcaggccgcatggctcccatcaggccgcagggctcccatcaggccgcagggctcccatcaggccgcatggctcccatcaggccgcatggctcccatcaggccgcatggctcccatcaggccgcatggctcccatcaggccgcatggctcccatcaggccgcatggctcccatcaggccgcagggctcccatcaggccgcagggctcccatcCAGCCTTCATCTCTCAGCCTGGAAATGAAAACAACCGTGTTGATGCCTCAGgaaatgggttagggttaggcttagGGTCAGGAAATGACCCGCGCCACCCGGACACTGCGGGTCCTTTATTAAAACAGGGAGACTTGTTACACCTTGGCTGAGAAACGGCTGGCTGGAGGGAGACTTGTTCCACCTGGGCTGGGTGGAACAAGTCTGTAGCTGGGTGGAGGCATCTCTGAGGCTGTAGCTGGGTGGAGACCTCTGAGGCTGTAGCTGGGTGGAGGCATCTCTGAGGCTGTAGCTGGGTGGAGACCTCTCTGAGGCTGTAGCTGGGTGGAGGCATCTCTGAGGCTGTAGCTGGGTGGAGATCTCTGAGGCTGTAGCTGGGTGGAGACCTCTGAGGCTGTAGCTGGGTGGAGGCATCTCTGAGGCTGTAGCTGGGTGGAGGCATCTCTGAGGCTGTAGCTGGGTGGAGGCATCTCTGAGGCTGTAGCTGGGTGGAGGCATCTCTGAGGCTGTAGCTGGGTGGAGACCTCTGAGGCTGTAGCTGGGTGGAGGCATCTCTGAGGCTGTAGCTGGGTGGAGGCATCTCTGAGGCTGTAGCTGGGTGGAGACCTCTCTGAGGCTGTAGCTGAGTGGAGGCATATCTGAGGCTGTAGCTGGGTGGAGACCTCTCTGAGGCTGTAGCTGAGTGGAGACCTCTCTGAGGCTGTAGCTGGGTGGAGGCATCTCTGAGGCTGTAGCTGGGTGGAGGCATCTCTGAGGCTGTAGCTGGGTGGAGACCTCTCTGAGGCTGTAGCTGAGTGGAGGCATATCTGAGGCTGTAGCTGGGTGGAGACCTCTCTGAGGCTGTAGCTGAGTGGAGACCTCTCTGAGGCTGTAGCTGGGTGGAGGCATCTCTGAGGCTGTAGCTGGGTGGAGGCATCTCTGAGGCTGTAGCTGGGTGGAGACCTCTGAGGCTGTAGCTGGGTGGAGGCATCTCTGAGGCTGTAGCTGGGTGGAGGCATCTCTGAGGCTGTAGCTGGGTGGAGACCTCTCTGAGGCTGTAGCTGGGTGGAGACCTCTCTGAGGCTGTAGCTGGGTGGAGGCATCTCTGAGGCTGTAGCTGGGTGGAGGCATATCTGAGGCTGTAGCTGGGTGGAGACCTCTGAGGCTGTAGCTGGGTGGAGGCTTGCTTTGCTGATGCAGGAGAACATAGAAACAGTCAGATGTtgacacacagtgtgtgacaaCAACGTACCTAACCCTCCAGCGCTTTAGCTTCAAACCCTTACCCCCTCCATCCTggtctgagctgtgtgtgtgtgtgtgttccagaagctctgcagaagcctgactTGGACCCCCCAGGTCTGTCGGATGCGGGCCGCTGGAACTCCAAGGAGAGCCTGCTGGCCGGGCCCAGTGAGAACGACCCCAACCTGTTTGTGGCGCTTTACGACTTTGTGGCCAGTGGGGACAACACCCTCAGCATCACCAAGGGTAAGACGCACTGAGAGGGGGGTCAACAGATAACTACTGTCCCCTGAAACTGTTACCTAGACAACACCAGTAACAATGTCCACTGACCTATGACCTCTCTCTAACCTCTCTCTAACCtttgacctctctctctgtgtgtgtgtgtgcctccctgccccccttgcAGGAGAGAAGCTCAGAGTGCTGGGGTACAACCACAATGGCGAGTGGTGCGAGGCCCGGACCAAGAACGGCCAGGGCTGGGTGCCTAGCAACTACATCACGCCGGTGAACAGCCTGGAGAAGCACAGCTGGTACCACGGGCCGGTGTCGCGCAACGCAGCCGAGTACCTGCTGAGCTCCGGGATCAACGGCAGCTTCCTGGTGCGGGAGAGCGAGAGCAGCCCAGGACAGAGGTCCATCTCTCTGCGCTACGAGGGCCGGGTCTATCACTACCGCATCAACACCGCCTCCGACAGCAaggtgggggctgggaggagactgtggtgatgaggaggatgatgagttGTAGTGATGGTCCTGGCTTAAGGATCGTTATTTCCTTCAGGTAGAGAAGATCCCAGGATCCTTCAGTCtaacacctccccctcctccctccagctgtACGTTTCATCAGAGAGTCGTTTCACCACGCTGGCCGAGCTGGTGCACCACCACTCCACGGTGGCCGATGGGCTGATCACCACGCTGCACTACCCGGCGCCCAAACGCACCAAGCCCACGGTGTACGGCGTGTCGCCCAACTACGACAAGTGGGAGATGGAGCGCACCGACATCACCATGAAGCACAAGCTGGGCGGCGGGCAGTACGGGGAGGTGTACGAGGGCGTGTGGAAGAAGTACAGCCTCACCGTGGCCGTCAAGACTCTGAAGGTGTGTTAGGGGGGttaagagggtgtgtgtgggtgtgtgtgtgtcccactccTAAGACAAGTATATGTGCTGAGCTCTGTCCAGTATAGCTCCACCTGGTGCTACAGAGGTATAACTGCAGGTGATTTAGTACCCCAATGGAGACATTAcgattacattttgtcatttagcagacgctcttatccagagcgacttacagtaagtacagggacatttcccccagaggcaagtaggctgaagtgccttgcccaaggacacaacgtcattttgcacggccgggaatcaaaccggcaatcttctaattaatagcccgattccctaaccgctcagccatctgacattaAGACCTCATGCACCCTCCTTCTGAAGCTAAATCGGTGTCTGTAGTATCTGTAGTGTGTGTATTGagaatgcgtgtgtgttctgagcatgcgtgtgtatactgagcgtgtgtgtgtgcccaggagGATacgatggaggtggaggagttccTGAAAGAAGCTGCCGTCATGAAGGAGATCAAGCACCCCAATCTGGTGCAGCTGCTTGGTGAGCACATgaatcatcatgaacatgaatCATCATGAACATATGAATCATCATGAACACATGAACCATCATGAACATGAATCACTCAAAGCCCCCTGTACCGTACATCTgacctgctaaatgactgtatatatatatgtgtatatgaacATGTATGAACACCTGAGTCAGGTGAGTAAGACTCCGCCCTCCGCAGGTGTGTGCACGCGCGAGCCTCCTTTCTACATCATCACAGAGTTCATGACCCACGGCAACCTGCTGGACTACCTGAGGGACTGTCTCCGGGAGGAGGTGAACGCCGTCGTGCTGCTCTACATGGCCACGCAGATCTCCTCCGCCATGGAGTACCTGGAGAGGAAGAACTTCATCCACAGGTCAGGGTCGTCCTCTCCTGTctgatctcctcctctctggtctcccccatctcctcctctctcctctctggtctccccgatctcctcctctctggtctcccccatctcctcctctctcctttcccccatctcctcctcctctcctctctggtctcccctatctcctcctctctgatctcccccatctcctcctctctcctctctgatctcccccatctcctcctctctcctctctgatctcccccatctcctcctctctcctctctggtctcccccatctcctcctctctcctctctggtctcctcctctgaTCTAAggactaacccccccccccctccagggacCTGGCTGCCAGGAACTGCCTGGTGGGGGAGAACCACCTGGTGAAGGTGGCAGACTTCGGCCTGAGCCGGCTGATGACGGGCGACACCTACACCGCCCACGCCGGCGCCAAGTTCCCCATCAAGTGGACCGCCCCCGAGAGCCTAGCCTACAACAAGTTCTCCATCAAGTCTGATGTCTGGGGTGAGTCTGgggcggaggaggtggagtcatggggggagggggtggagtcatggggggaggaggtggagtcatggggggaggaggtggagtcatgggggcagggggtggagtcatgggggcagggggtggagtcatgggggcagggggtggagtcatgggggcagggggtggagtcatgggggcagggggtggagtcatgggggcagggggtggagtcatgggggcagggggtggagtcatgggggcagggggtggagtcatgggggcagggggtggagtcatgggggcagggggtggagtcatgggggcagggggtggagtcatgggggcagggggtggagtcatgggggcagggggtggagtcatgggggcagggggtggagtcatgggggcagggggtggagtcatgggggcaggggggctcaAGGCTgtttgaggaggagagacaggaagtgacacgttcAGTAAGTGTGTATGGGAGATCAGGAAAACCCTTCTAAACGTCAGAAGCTGAGCTAGCTACGACTGGGTGTCATGATGTCATGTGGTATgtcgccccctccctgctccagcgTTCGGCGTGTTGCTATGGGAGATCGCCACCTATGGGATGTCTCCGTACCCGGGCATCGACCTGTCCCAGGTGTATGAGCTGTTGGAGAAGGACTACCGCATGGATCGACCTGAGGGCTGCCCGGAGAAAGTGTACCAGCTGATGAGGGcctgtacgtacacacacacacatacacatacacacacacacggatcctTCACAAACACATGGACCCTACACCTACACACGGACAGGTACATACAAGTATGAACAGGTATTTACAGGTATTCAGTTAGGGACCGGTTTCTGTGGGTATATACAGGTATTaagtgtcctctctcctcccctccccccaggctggAAGTGGAACCCTGCCGAGCGCCCGTCCTTCGCTGAAACTCACCAGGCCTTCGAGAACATGTTCCAGGAATCCAGCATCTCCGACGGTCAGCTCACCTGCTAATACCCTGCTAGCTTACCTGCTACTTCTCCTGCTAGCTCACCTGCTAATACCCTGCTAGTTCTCCTGCTAGCTCACCTGCTCATACCAAGCTAGCTCACCTGCTAGTTCTCCTGCTAGCTTACCTGCTAATACCCTGCTAGCTCACCTGCTAGTTCTCCTGCTAGCTGACCTGCTAATACCCTGCTAGCTCACCTGCTAGTTCTCCTGCTAGCTCACACCCTGCTAGCTCATTCTGAATCTGATGTGGGGTCAGGTGATgctgactgtgcgtgtgtgtatgtgtgtgttcagaggtggagatggagctgGGGAAACAGCAGTGTGTGGGCTGCAGTCAGAAGGCCCCAGAGCTGCCCACCAAGACCAGGACCCTGCGCAGGAACCAGGACCCCCGCGACCCTGACAGCCCTGGTGAGACCTCCTGGATGCcatgtagcctgtgtgtgtgtgtgtgtgtgtgtgttgacctgtCTCCTGTGCCCTCCAGACCCAGCAGAGCCGGAGGTGGCTGTGTCTCCCCTACTGCCCAGGAAGGAGCGCCTCCCGCTGGACGTGGCAGAGGAGGAGCGCCTGCTGCCCCGGGACAAGAGTCGCAGCAGCTTCCTGAGCCGcatcaagaagaagaagaagacggcTCCGGCTCCGCCCAAGAGGAGCAGCTCCTTCAGGGAGACGGACGCTCACCTGGACCGCCACGCGCCGGAGCCCCGCGACGACGCCCCCGACCACGCCAAGTTCCCGGGCGCCAACAACAACGGGGTGGGTGGGGTCACCAACGGAGCGCCTCCGTACCCCAgccccctgttccccccccacGGCAAGAAGAAGGGCATCCCGGCCGTGCCGgtggcggggggcagggggggcatggGCCCCCCTGGGGAGGAGGACGTGGTGTCCAACTCCAAACGCTTCCTGCGCTCCTCGTCCGCCTCCAGCGCGCCGCCTGGCTCTGACCGGTCAGAGTGGAGGTCGGTCACGCTCCCCCGCGAGCTCGGCCAGCGGCACTTTGACTCGGGCACCCTGGGGGGCAAGCCGGCGCTGCCGCGCAAGAAAGCCAGCGAGCAGAAGGGGGAGGCGTGCCCTCGCCGTGGCGCGCTCACGCCCCCGCCTCGCCTCCCCAGGAGGACGGAGGAGGCGGACGAGGTGTTCGGGGAGGTGGAGACACCCACGGCTCGGCTCAGGAGGCTGGAGAGCAGCGCCCTGCAGGCCGAACTCCTCAAGCCCAACGTGTTCCCCACGCTGGGGGCCGCCGCCACTGAGTGCAAGGCCCGTCGCCACAGGCCCGCCCTGGACCCCTCCTCCCCGGCCACGACCACGCCCCAGGGAAAGTTCCAGAAGTCCAAGCCGGCGCCACCTCCGCCGCCCTCCGGCAGCAAGTCAGGCAAGCCTTCCCGGGGCCtcgacctcccctcccccacggaCCCCAAGCCCCGAGGCCCCTCCTCTCTGAGCCACGGCCCGGAGCCCCACCACGCCTCCAGCGacccgccccgccccctcctctctgacctCCCCAAGAAGCTGGTCTCCTCCTCCAAACCGTTaaagacctcctcctcctccagctctgtctcctcttcccctggccagacctccttctcccccttggGCTCCCCGCTGGGTTCCCCCGGGGACCCCGCCTCTCCCCCGGCCTTCATCCCCCTCATGGACACCCGCCGCTCCCTGCGCAAGACACGGCAGCTCCCGGAGCGGACAGCCCACTCGGCCGTGACGCGCGACATGGTCCTGCAGGGCAGCGAGGAGCTGCGCAGCGCCATCGCCCGCGTGTCGGAGCAGATGGGCAGCCACAGTGCCGTGCTGGAGGCCGGGAAGAACCTGTCCCGCTGCTGCGTGAGTTTCGTGGAGTCCATCCAGCAGATGAGGAACAAGTTTGCGTTCCGCGAGGCCATCAACAAGCTGGAGAGCAACCTGAGGGAGCTGCAGATCTGCCCGGCTGCCACCGGGGGCGCCAGCGCGCAGCAGGACTTCAGGAAGCTGCTGTCCTCCCTCAAAGAGATCAGTGACATCGTCCAGAGGTAGCGGGACACACATCTGACCAGGAGGctaacctgatctgaaaacacaactccccctcctctcccccccccctctcgacccccctcctcctcttcttctgcgCCCGAGTGCGTCAGCAGAGCCCTGCCGGTCGTGTTTTGGAGGACGGAGGGTTCAGGACGCTACAGGACAGCTGGAGAACTCACTTCTGGAGAAGCTGGCTTGGCTGTTTCCCAGGACCCTGCAGCCTGTGGTTACTGTGGTTACTGTGGTTACTGTGGTTACTGTGGTTACTGTGGTTACTGTGGTTACTGTGGTAACTGTGGTAACTGTGGTAACTGGACAGActcaaacaacaaacacagaatattgagtgtttttttgttttttttgccgaGAGCCTTAAACCTATGAATGCAAGTTTCTCGGTGGCCAGGGCCCAGTCCTGACACTACCTGTTCAGTCGTCAACTTGATCGTGTCTGGTTAGTTTTACAGACAGGAaaactgtctctctgtttcctgtcaGCTGACGATGTGCAGCAACACCTGGAGGACTCCTGCCCGCTCTGCTGAGACTGAACACATTAAgcttacacacaccacacacacacacacacaaacacttactaCCTGATCTCTCCATCATCCCTTCTGTTGActtggtgtgtatgtatggagtgtgtgtgcttgcgtcagTATTGTGTGGATGGATCCATGTATCAGTATTCCCCATGTGCCGTAAAGGAGGTATGGAAGACCCTCCCCCCAGCAACACTAGCAGCAGCAGCCCAGTCCTCCAGGATGGACTCACCTgagcactcacacacccaccactTCCTGGTTACACACCGTCTCCACGGCAACCCGGAGAGGAACCAGGAACAGGATGTGAATGTTGTTTTTATGTCTTGATGAGCGAACCCTCGTTGCTCGTCatcttttatttgttttaactGACATTTTGTTGTTGTCCTCTAAACCACTTACAGCCTCCAGAGCTGCACCGCTCTGGAGAACCGCTCTGGAGAACCTTGTGCACGTACAGGAACGTCTCATGTCCCAGGGTTCCCTTCGCTACACTGCAGAACCCACCCATTCCctggcacagccaatcagagggcacatagaatgacccccccccctcacctacgTGTTCAGTATTACTCTGATCCTTGACCTTAGCCCTGTCTGACTGCGAGGGCGTTCTGAACCACAGCTGCCTTCCTTCACGGTACGTGACGACATCTTCGTGACGACATCTCCGTGACGACGTCTCCGTGACGACGTCTCCTACGTGAATTTATTTGTCGTCGTCGTGGTGACAGTCAGAGCCGCCGCCTCAGTGCCCCCTTTGTAAATACatactttctttttttgttcctTTATTGTAACCTTGGTGCAATTTTATTGTTGCAATAAAAAGTGATTTTGCTACTTGAAATGGATTGTTGACTGgtgtctgactgactgtatcgtacacacacaccttatactGTGTCTCAATGTATCACATCTTGCACTGTGTAACATTTTTCCCTACCTTTGTTCACCCCCTAActgactaggaaggtgccaCATGCATGAACCTGCTCCGGTTGCTCATTAGTCCCCTCAACGTGCAGTGAGAATCATTTTTTGCTggaaccttttttttctttctaccCTTTTATTTCTAACCTTAAGTGGTTATATGTATTTGTACTTTCTTTACAACCCACCTCTGGTCCTGATAAGAGGtgagttaaccttttcatgttcctgttaaatttgcctgaaaacgcctaaacagcatacccaaagtaaattggaagctgttctagaaccatttggagtacatgcatgtaaatgatctcttttgaaagctgacactctgaagttatgtcccctgttgtcaggacccctgtcagtccttctagtgttgagtaatagaagcttgaacacaaggaaagtgaaaatttctatttccgcctagattttgttttgaaaacagaggcctgaatagg
Proteins encoded in this region:
- the abl1 gene encoding tyrosine-protein kinase ABL1 isoform X2 gives rise to the protein MKMLEICLKLVGCKSKKGLSSSSSCYLEEALQKPDLDPPGLSDAGRWNSKESLLAGPSENDPNLFVALYDFVASGDNTLSITKGEKLRVLGYNHNGEWCEARTKNGQGWVPSNYITPVNSLEKHSWYHGPVSRNAAEYLLSSGINGSFLVRESESSPGQRSISLRYEGRVYHYRINTASDSKLYVSSESRFTTLAELVHHHSTVADGLITTLHYPAPKRTKPTVYGVSPNYDKWEMERTDITMKHKLGGGQYGEVYEGVWKKYSLTVAVKTLKEDTMEVEEFLKEAAVMKEIKHPNLVQLLGVCTREPPFYIITEFMTHGNLLDYLRDCLREEVNAVVLLYMATQISSAMEYLERKNFIHRDLAARNCLVGENHLVKVADFGLSRLMTGDTYTAHAGAKFPIKWTAPESLAYNKFSIKSDVWAFGVLLWEIATYGMSPYPGIDLSQVYELLEKDYRMDRPEGCPEKVYQLMRACWKWNPAERPSFAETHQAFENMFQESSISDEVEMELGKQQCVGCSQKAPELPTKTRTLRRNQDPRDPDSPDPAEPEVAVSPLLPRKERLPLDVAEEERLLPRDKSRSSFLSRIKKKKKTAPAPPKRSSSFRETDAHLDRHAPEPRDDAPDHAKFPGANNNGVGGVTNGAPPYPSPLFPPHGKKKGIPAVPVAGGRGGMGPPGEEDVVSNSKRFLRSSSASSAPPGSDRSEWRSVTLPRELGQRHFDSGTLGGKPALPRKKASEQKGEACPRRGALTPPPRLPRRTEEADEVFGEVETPTARLRRLESSALQAELLKPNVFPTLGAAATECKARRHRPALDPSSPATTTPQGKFQKSKPAPPPPPSGSKSGKPSRGLDLPSPTDPKPRGPSSLSHGPEPHHASSDPPRPLLSDLPKKLVSSSKPLKTSSSSSSVSSSPGQTSFSPLGSPLGSPGDPASPPAFIPLMDTRRSLRKTRQLPERTAHSAVTRDMVLQGSEELRSAIARVSEQMGSHSAVLEAGKNLSRCCVSFVESIQQMRNKFAFREAINKLESNLRELQICPAATGGASAQQDFRKLLSSLKEISDIVQR
- the abl1 gene encoding tyrosine-protein kinase ABL1 isoform X1 → MGQQPGKVSGDQRRPSLPALPFIKAGRRDASRHGPLHCNVFAVHEALQKPDLDPPGLSDAGRWNSKESLLAGPSENDPNLFVALYDFVASGDNTLSITKGEKLRVLGYNHNGEWCEARTKNGQGWVPSNYITPVNSLEKHSWYHGPVSRNAAEYLLSSGINGSFLVRESESSPGQRSISLRYEGRVYHYRINTASDSKLYVSSESRFTTLAELVHHHSTVADGLITTLHYPAPKRTKPTVYGVSPNYDKWEMERTDITMKHKLGGGQYGEVYEGVWKKYSLTVAVKTLKEDTMEVEEFLKEAAVMKEIKHPNLVQLLGVCTREPPFYIITEFMTHGNLLDYLRDCLREEVNAVVLLYMATQISSAMEYLERKNFIHRDLAARNCLVGENHLVKVADFGLSRLMTGDTYTAHAGAKFPIKWTAPESLAYNKFSIKSDVWAFGVLLWEIATYGMSPYPGIDLSQVYELLEKDYRMDRPEGCPEKVYQLMRACWKWNPAERPSFAETHQAFENMFQESSISDEVEMELGKQQCVGCSQKAPELPTKTRTLRRNQDPRDPDSPDPAEPEVAVSPLLPRKERLPLDVAEEERLLPRDKSRSSFLSRIKKKKKTAPAPPKRSSSFRETDAHLDRHAPEPRDDAPDHAKFPGANNNGVGGVTNGAPPYPSPLFPPHGKKKGIPAVPVAGGRGGMGPPGEEDVVSNSKRFLRSSSASSAPPGSDRSEWRSVTLPRELGQRHFDSGTLGGKPALPRKKASEQKGEACPRRGALTPPPRLPRRTEEADEVFGEVETPTARLRRLESSALQAELLKPNVFPTLGAAATECKARRHRPALDPSSPATTTPQGKFQKSKPAPPPPPSGSKSGKPSRGLDLPSPTDPKPRGPSSLSHGPEPHHASSDPPRPLLSDLPKKLVSSSKPLKTSSSSSSVSSSPGQTSFSPLGSPLGSPGDPASPPAFIPLMDTRRSLRKTRQLPERTAHSAVTRDMVLQGSEELRSAIARVSEQMGSHSAVLEAGKNLSRCCVSFVESIQQMRNKFAFREAINKLESNLRELQICPAATGGASAQQDFRKLLSSLKEISDIVQR